A window of Cucurbita pepo subsp. pepo cultivar mu-cu-16 chromosome LG06, ASM280686v2, whole genome shotgun sequence contains these coding sequences:
- the LOC111797587 gene encoding uncharacterized protein LOC111797587, with protein sequence MALPASILLRSLSLTSRIRLLKETPSFGPNSCLPLLGSRRASIACSMKAKMAGFMDSNSMPIRIENLKEKMQEVMPEPVKTFPWKDAEKILVERLLFMGKETVKWSVLLFFVVSSLSDFVASIVKNQELLIPIGLFAGVLLTNLLKEISQEVFGNSEESSFKKQLYGLGSFFVLVKLITYGLTIQVQTFPLHVANGGLMQVLWLWKNLSRERNGLNEQSPSVGQGTS encoded by the exons ATTAGACTGCTCAAGGAGACACCATCGTTCGGGCCTAATAGCTGCTTGCCGCTGCTTGGCAGTCGCCGAGCTAGCATTGCTTGTTCAATGAAAGCAAAAATGGCTGGGTTTATGGATTCTAATTCTATGCCCATacgaattgaaaatttgaaagagaagatGCAAGAGGTCATGCCTGAACCAGTTAAAACTTTTCCATGGAAGGATGCAGAGAAGATACTGGTGGAGAGACTGCTTTTTATGGGAAAGGAGACAGTGAAGTGGTCtgttctcttgttctttgttgttAGCTCCTTATCAGATTTTGTAGCATCCATAGTTAAAAACCAGGAGTTATTGATTCCCATTGGTCTCTTTGCTGGTGTCTTGTTGACTAACCTTTTAAAAGAGATATCTCAAGAAGTGTTTGGCAACTCTgag GAATCAAGCTTCAAGAAGCAACTTTACGGTCTCGGTTCCTTCTTCGTTCTCGTGAAGCTAATTACTTATGGCCTCACAATTCAAGTACAGACATTTCCTCTGCATGTAGCAAATGGTGGGTTAATGCAAGTTTTGTGGCTGTGGAAAAATTTGtcaagagaaagaaatggaCTGAATGAACAGAGCCCTTCAGTTGGTCAAGGTACGTCTTAA